A single region of the Salvelinus sp. IW2-2015 linkage group LG20, ASM291031v2, whole genome shotgun sequence genome encodes:
- the LOC111982015 gene encoding leukosialin yields the protein MEWVRLTLGAMLLSLSLPSLPAQDNITVPEYSSMATPTNDDGTMAASSPEATTKTTTAPVAVTTAQPITEITLVTSVSVLAIDALTIVITDPEITTVQEPTSDAPTTTTEAETMTPSPVITEGPVDTTTSPGPKPITSQDILTTTSYLPTTSQDHLTSVIPVWPLHTTPRLTKDSFPTPEPIHTASESTASHTEGLTPAPASPSVNSAPSQFTTPASTHTSTDPDPTVGRVKERPLSLFWVIIVGLLVWVICLGMFYCIYLGVRRKRQCRTEYFGSSVQNGKSSKRKKGAEEDAWAGPVKLGGGDREEGEGGEEGGSPEDNKREGAGTDVVLSTFIANETERERVGGWNRCGAEHIHSQRD from the coding sequence ATGGAGTGGGTACGACTGACGCTCGGGGCtatgctcctctccctctctctgcccagtCTCCCTGCCCAAGATAATATCACCGTACCTGAATATAGCAGCATGGCAACACCTACTAATGACGACGGCACGATGGCAGCCTCTTCACCTGAGGCCACCACCAAGACAACGACTGCTCCTGTGGCCGTCACTACAGCACAGCCCATCACTGAAATCACCCTGGTAACTTCTGTTTCAGTACTTGCCATAGATGCCCTCACTATAGTAATAACAGACCCTGAGATCACAACCGTTCAGGAGCCCACCTCTGATGCACCAACTACTACTACAGAGGCTGAGACGATGACACCATCCCCTGTGATCACTGAAGGGCCTGTAGATACGACCACTTCACCTGGCCCTAAACCCATCACCTCCCAAGACATCCTGACTACCACCTCTTATCTCCCAACCACATCCCAGGACCACCTGACTTCTGTTATCCCAGTCTGGCCCCTCCACACCACCCCTCGTCTGACGAAGGACTCCTTTCCTACACCTGAACCTATCCACACTGCCTCAGAGAGTACTGCCAGCCACACAGAGGGACTTACCCCTGCACCCGCCTCCCCATCGGTCAACAGCGCTCCCAGCCAGTTCACAACCCCCGCTTCGACCCACACCTCCACAGATCCAGACCCTACGGTGGGCAGGGTCAAGGAAAGGCCGCTCAGCTTGTTCTGGGTCATCATCGTCGGTCTCCTGGTCTGGGTTATATGCCTGGGAATGTTCTACTGCATATATCTGGGCGTCAGACGAAAGAGGCAGTGCCGCACCGAGTACTTTGGGTCCAGCGTCCAGAACGGGAAGAGTTCCAAGCGGAAGAAAGGAGCAGAGGAAGATGCCTGGGCGGGGCCAGTGAAGCTAGGGGGCGGGgacagggaggagggtgagggcggggaggagggagggagcccaGAGGACAACAAGAGAGAGGGGGCTGGAACAGATGTGGTGCTGAGCACATTCATAGCCAacgagactgagagagagagggtagggggcTGGAACAGATGTGGTGCTGAGCACATTCATAGCCAacgagactga